The following proteins come from a genomic window of Elusimicrobiota bacterium:
- the ispH gene encoding 4-hydroxy-3-methylbut-2-enyl diphosphate reductase: protein MKILLARPRGFCAGVVRAIDIVDIALQKYSAPVYVRKEIVHNQAVVSDFQSRGVVFIDDLEEAPEKSLVIFSAHGVSPAVRDRARARGLRVIDATCPLVTKVHHEVHRFLREGHTLLLIGHRSHDEVEGTLGEAPGQIQLVESEKDVDRLAVPPGARIMILTQTTLSLDETRGLVAAIRRRFPDAQTPPKDDICYATQNRQDAVKELLRRGIDLLLVVGSKNSSNSQRLVDVARQAGCKAYLIDRADEIDPAWLPGVRAVGLTAGASAPEHLVRGVVDSLRGPGVTVEEVLVRDEDVHFSLPKELTDAV, encoded by the coding sequence GTGAAAATCCTTCTCGCGCGGCCCCGGGGTTTTTGCGCCGGTGTGGTGCGCGCCATCGACATCGTTGACATCGCCCTTCAAAAATATTCCGCCCCGGTGTACGTCCGCAAAGAAATCGTCCACAACCAGGCGGTGGTGTCGGACTTCCAATCCCGGGGCGTCGTCTTTATCGACGACCTCGAAGAGGCCCCGGAGAAAAGCCTTGTGATTTTTTCCGCCCACGGGGTGTCCCCCGCGGTGCGGGATCGCGCGCGCGCGCGCGGACTGCGCGTCATCGACGCCACCTGCCCTTTGGTCACCAAGGTGCACCACGAGGTGCACCGGTTTTTGCGCGAAGGGCACACCCTGCTGTTGATCGGCCACCGATCGCACGACGAAGTCGAAGGCACGCTGGGGGAGGCCCCGGGCCAAATTCAATTGGTGGAATCGGAGAAAGACGTCGATCGTCTGGCCGTGCCCCCCGGGGCGCGGATCATGATCCTGACCCAAACCACGTTGAGCCTCGATGAGACGCGGGGCCTCGTGGCGGCCATTCGGCGTCGTTTCCCCGACGCTCAAACCCCGCCCAAGGACGACATTTGTTACGCCACCCAGAATCGGCAGGACGCGGTCAAAGAGCTCCTGCGCCGCGGGATCGATCTCCTTCTGGTGGTCGGGTCAAAAAACAGTTCGAACAGCCAGCGCCTCGTGGACGTCGCGCGGCAGGCGGGGTGCAAGGCGTATTTGATCGACCGCGCCGACGAAATCGACCCGGCGTGGCTTCCCGGTGTGCGCGCGGTCGGCCTCACCGCGGGGGCGTCCGCCCCCGAACATCTCGTCCGCGGCGTCGTGGATTCACTGCGCGGCCCCGGCGTGACCGTTGAGGAAGTGTTGGTCCGCGACGAGGACGTGCACTTTTCCCTCCCCAAAGAACTCACGGACGCGGTTTGA
- a CDS encoding DUF3015 domain-containing protein: MKKLLAIGFVAAMIPSLSLAKGGNHPMAGCGLGYVLFGNNDNKPLMQIFAATTNGTSANQTFGMSSGTSGCTEDGAVKFVKVVEIYAEINMKDLSRDMVNGQGEYLSAFARLLGVKEEKQAEFGAFVRANYGALVPSEATTSVDMLNALADKLAGRTDLLG; the protein is encoded by the coding sequence ATGAAAAAACTGTTGGCAATCGGTTTCGTCGCGGCAATGATTCCTTCGCTTTCACTCGCCAAAGGTGGCAACCACCCCATGGCCGGTTGCGGGCTGGGTTACGTTCTGTTCGGTAACAACGACAACAAGCCGTTGATGCAGATTTTTGCGGCGACCACTAACGGCACCTCGGCCAACCAGACATTTGGAATGTCGTCCGGGACCTCCGGTTGCACCGAAGACGGCGCGGTGAAGTTCGTGAAAGTGGTTGAGATCTACGCGGAGATCAACATGAAGGATCTTTCCCGTGATATGGTGAATGGACAAGGCGAATACCTTTCCGCCTTCGCGCGCCTCTTGGGCGTCAAAGAGGAAAAACAGGCCGAATTCGGCGCCTTTGTGCGAGCGAACTACGGCGCGCTGGTTCCCTCGGAGGCCACGACCTCGGTGGACATGTTGAACGCTTTGGCGGACAAGCTCGCCGGGCGGACAGACCTCCTCGGCTAA
- a CDS encoding prepilin-type N-terminal cleavage/methylation domain-containing protein, with protein sequence MRKPRRWSGFTLIELMLVVAIISLLAAIAIPKFSNLIIKAKEASVKAKLGALRSGLSIYYADTEGILPNNGANPLASSLVPKYLDQIPYGQLPRTGDRPSDGVLMAPLGTDMMAHHFNNPQWTPPFWWYVTDPGTAMPLGPIYVNCTHTDITGRTWSTW encoded by the coding sequence ATGCGCAAACCGCGTCGATGGAGCGGCTTCACCCTCATCGAGTTGATGCTCGTGGTGGCGATCATCAGCTTGCTGGCCGCCATCGCCATCCCCAAATTCTCCAACCTCATCATCAAAGCCAAAGAAGCCTCGGTGAAAGCAAAATTGGGGGCCCTGCGGAGTGGATTGTCGATCTACTACGCCGACACCGAGGGGATCCTTCCTAACAATGGGGCCAACCCCTTGGCCTCCAGCCTGGTTCCGAAATATTTGGACCAAATCCCTTACGGACAACTGCCCCGGACCGGGGATCGCCCCAGCGACGGAGTGCTTATGGCCCCCTTGGGCACAGATATGATGGCGCACCATTTTAATAATCCCCAGTGGACCCCGCCTTTTTGGTGGTACGTCACCGACCCTGGCACCGCGATGCCTCTGGGGCCAATTTATGTCAATTGCACCCACACCGACATCACCGGCCGCACTTGGAGCACGTGGTAG
- a CDS encoding GIY-YIG nuclease family protein: protein MLRGLRPGGEARWSVYILRCAGGTLYTGVTTDVDRRVRQHNAGHGAAYTRSHRPVRLVYAEKGHTRSSALMREAQIKRGPRVAKLALVHAGLLGGKRRRINVFRLPTLPKS from the coding sequence ATGCTCCGGGGCCTCCGTCCCGGCGGCGAGGCCCGCTGGAGCGTCTACATCCTGCGCTGCGCGGGGGGGACGCTTTACACCGGCGTCACCACCGACGTGGATCGGCGGGTCCGCCAGCACAACGCGGGCCACGGCGCGGCCTACACCCGGTCCCATCGACCCGTTCGCCTGGTCTATGCCGAAAAAGGACACACGCGCTCGAGCGCCTTGATGCGCGAGGCACAAATCAAACGCGGACCGCGCGTCGCAAAACTTGCCCTCGTTCACGCGGGCCTGCTCGGTGGAAAACGCCGGCGCATTAATGTTTTTCGTCTCCCCACCCTTCCGAAATCATAG
- a CDS encoding DUF4105 domain-containing protein, which translates to MRRFLLIFLFLAPLVSRAADTGYLRSLRERAQSQALADDPRWRVLLHMKKKWGGRWESQVDGRSFFLSPIGKTDAGAELDATLTAFFEPPPASTETLHPQSLFPARYAYLKETLGFDGRRLPEIQSPRLEKWRNNLDVDGVSLVFATAYLNNPASMFGHTFLRLHQRGTSRADPLLDYTANFAAVTAETSGVAFAVKGLLGGYPGKFSTHPYYMKIQQYNNMENRDLWEYDLALSSSQVRRLLDHLWEMGPTYFRYFFLTENCSYQLLPLLEVADPTRALSDGFSWKAIPVDTLRRVLAEPDFVVARRGRPAQLKFIQARRALLTPAERRWVKRTSRSGPLPSDAGFPPERRALLWEAAYDYNRLHHKFRRYGPPAQEARERQLLLERSRAPGPGPDVSAAALATLEPPEIGHPTGRVGLGCGRGGGQGFEEIELRTSLHDLTDPSPGFPRGSRLSMFTVKGRFLNETHRASLERGTLVDIVSISPWDSWSRLPSWRFFMGWDRARDRLKRPAGGSHFTLNGGSGLSVETSGRWPAIFYARADADLGVGGVFRENARVGLGGTGGILWASSPRLKISAEGGAIHYAWGQVDTVTRWTVVAGWSLFDRWLLRTEFSRAGVYREGLATLNFFL; encoded by the coding sequence GTGCGACGATTCCTGTTGATCTTCTTGTTCCTGGCGCCCCTGGTCTCCCGGGCGGCGGACACCGGGTATTTGCGGTCGCTGCGGGAGCGGGCCCAGTCCCAGGCCTTGGCCGATGATCCCCGTTGGCGGGTCTTGCTCCATATGAAAAAAAAATGGGGTGGACGCTGGGAGAGCCAGGTGGACGGCCGGTCTTTTTTCCTCTCGCCTATTGGGAAAACCGACGCCGGGGCGGAGTTGGACGCCACACTGACGGCGTTCTTTGAGCCGCCGCCCGCCAGCACGGAAACCCTCCATCCCCAATCGCTCTTCCCTGCCCGCTACGCTTACTTGAAGGAAACCCTCGGGTTCGACGGCCGTCGCCTCCCGGAAATCCAAAGCCCCCGCCTGGAAAAATGGCGAAATAATCTTGACGTGGACGGGGTGTCCCTGGTGTTCGCCACTGCCTATTTAAACAACCCGGCCTCCATGTTTGGCCATACGTTCCTGCGGCTTCATCAGCGGGGCACGTCCCGGGCCGACCCCCTGCTGGACTACACGGCCAACTTCGCCGCCGTAACCGCGGAGACCAGCGGCGTCGCCTTCGCCGTCAAGGGTCTCCTCGGAGGCTACCCGGGGAAATTCTCAACCCACCCCTACTACATGAAGATCCAACAGTACAACAACATGGAAAACCGGGATCTCTGGGAATACGACTTGGCCCTGTCGTCATCCCAAGTGCGTCGTTTGTTGGACCATCTGTGGGAAATGGGCCCCACTTACTTTCGATATTTCTTTTTGACGGAGAATTGTTCCTATCAACTGTTGCCCCTGTTGGAAGTCGCCGACCCAACCAGGGCGTTGAGCGACGGGTTTTCCTGGAAAGCCATCCCTGTGGACACCTTGCGGCGGGTTCTGGCGGAGCCGGATTTCGTGGTGGCGCGTCGGGGGCGGCCCGCTCAACTGAAATTCATTCAAGCCCGACGGGCCCTGTTGACACCCGCCGAGCGACGTTGGGTGAAGCGGACGTCCCGCTCCGGACCCCTTCCCAGCGACGCGGGTTTTCCCCCGGAGCGCCGAGCGCTCCTTTGGGAGGCCGCGTACGATTACAACCGTCTCCATCACAAATTCCGTCGCTACGGTCCGCCCGCCCAAGAGGCCAGGGAGCGGCAATTGCTGTTGGAACGCAGTCGCGCGCCCGGGCCCGGGCCCGACGTTTCCGCCGCGGCCCTCGCGACCCTGGAGCCGCCCGAGATTGGCCACCCCACTGGCCGTGTGGGATTGGGGTGTGGCCGCGGCGGCGGCCAAGGGTTCGAAGAAATCGAACTTCGAACCTCCCTGCATGACTTAACGGACCCGTCGCCGGGGTTTCCCCGGGGGAGCCGCCTCAGCATGTTCACGGTTAAGGGGCGCTTCCTCAACGAAACCCACCGGGCATCCCTGGAACGGGGAACCCTCGTGGATATCGTTTCGATCTCCCCTTGGGATTCCTGGTCGCGCCTGCCCTCCTGGCGTTTCTTCATGGGGTGGGACCGGGCCCGGGACCGATTGAAACGGCCCGCGGGGGGAAGCCACTTCACCTTAAACGGCGGGTCGGGGCTCTCGGTGGAAACCTCGGGCCGTTGGCCCGCGATTTTTTACGCCCGGGCGGACGCTGATTTGGGGGTGGGAGGGGTTTTTCGGGAAAACGCCCGGGTGGGGCTCGGAGGAACGGGGGGCATTTTGTGGGCGTCATCCCCGAGATTAAAAATATCGGCGGAGGGCGGGGCGATTCATTACGCCTGGGGGCAGGTCGACACGGTCACGCGTTGGACTGTCGTCGCGGGCTGGTCCTTATTTGACCGTTGGCTCCTCCGCACGGAATTTTCCCGCGCGGGCGTTTACAGGGAGGGATTGGCCACTCTCAATTTTTTTCTGTGA
- a CDS encoding alpha/beta hydrolase — MKQWAVAIIAVLFLSGCTAHRLFYFPDSKLYVDPDKLGLSYEVVTYPSLNGKKLVGVYFKAQGPTVGTVVHCHGNAHNVSDHFPLALFLRKGGFDILSFDYQGFGASEGLPSPEGTIEDAVASVRYAVSRLAPGARGVVFFGQSLGVAVAVGAAAREPAVKALALEGGFNSYRVITRTVLRRSWILWPISALLPPILIRKTWDPEKVVADLAPRPLLVIHGTADRVVPAVLSERLFALAREPKELWLIAGAGHLQCHRVAGAAYEEKIIGFFHRALGLTEKN, encoded by the coding sequence ATGAAACAATGGGCGGTTGCAATTATTGCTGTTCTCTTTTTAAGCGGGTGCACCGCCCACCGTCTTTTCTACTTCCCCGATTCCAAATTGTATGTGGACCCCGATAAATTGGGCCTTTCCTATGAGGTGGTGACCTACCCCAGCTTGAACGGGAAAAAACTGGTGGGCGTCTATTTTAAGGCGCAGGGACCGACCGTGGGCACGGTGGTCCATTGCCACGGCAACGCCCACAACGTGTCGGATCATTTCCCCTTGGCCCTCTTTTTACGCAAAGGCGGATTCGACATTTTGTCTTTCGATTACCAGGGGTTCGGCGCCTCCGAAGGGTTGCCATCGCCGGAAGGGACGATCGAAGACGCCGTGGCCAGTGTGCGCTACGCCGTCTCGCGCCTGGCGCCGGGGGCCCGGGGGGTCGTGTTTTTCGGCCAATCGCTCGGGGTCGCCGTGGCCGTGGGCGCGGCGGCCCGGGAACCGGCGGTCAAGGCCCTCGCGCTGGAAGGGGGGTTCAACTCCTACCGGGTGATCACCCGGACCGTGTTGCGGCGCAGTTGGATTTTGTGGCCCATCTCAGCGCTCCTTCCCCCGATCCTCATCCGAAAAACCTGGGACCCGGAAAAAGTCGTGGCGGACCTGGCACCCCGGCCGTTGTTGGTCATTCACGGCACCGCCGACCGAGTGGTCCCCGCGGTGCTTTCGGAGCGCCTTTTCGCCCTGGCCCGGGAACCGAAGGAACTCTGGCTCATCGCCGGCGCGGGCCATTTGCAATGCCATCGCGTGGCGGGCGCGGCCTACGAAGAAAAAATCATCGGTTTTTTCCACCGCGCCCTGGGACTCACAGAAAAAAATTGA
- a CDS encoding type 1 glutamine amidotransferase has product MRRTVLVFRHVPHEGLGSIATALRRARLAVRLVDTPRTKRLPDPRRFAGLIVMGGPQAVYQKNQFPFLKKELSALRAAIRGGQPVLGVCLGAQLIAHALGARVFPNHHKEIGWFRARRTKAGGGDPLYGRTPAAPTVFQWHGDTFELPRGARRLATAPLCRNQAFAYGTNTYAIQFHLEINAAMVAEWLRQPGAEAELAFLSPRARRDIGRDRGGRCRRLARTATPFFDGFARLCAGRVPPQVKKG; this is encoded by the coding sequence ATGCGCCGAACGGTGTTGGTGTTCCGGCACGTCCCCCACGAAGGGCTGGGCTCCATTGCGACAGCCCTCCGGCGCGCGCGTCTGGCGGTTCGCCTGGTCGACACTCCCCGAACCAAGCGCCTCCCCGACCCCCGCCGCTTCGCCGGTTTGATCGTGATGGGCGGCCCCCAGGCCGTTTACCAAAAAAACCAATTCCCCTTTTTAAAGAAGGAACTGTCGGCCCTGCGGGCGGCGATCCGCGGCGGGCAACCGGTTCTCGGCGTCTGCCTCGGCGCCCAATTGATCGCCCACGCCCTGGGCGCACGGGTTTTCCCCAACCATCACAAGGAAATCGGTTGGTTCCGCGCGCGCCGCACAAAGGCCGGTGGAGGGGACCCTTTGTACGGTCGCACGCCCGCCGCCCCGACGGTTTTCCAGTGGCACGGCGACACATTTGAATTGCCGCGGGGCGCGCGGCGTTTGGCCACAGCCCCCCTGTGCCGAAACCAGGCTTTCGCTTATGGGACCAACACCTACGCAATTCAATTCCATTTGGAAATCAACGCGGCCATGGTGGCCGAATGGCTTCGTCAGCCCGGCGCGGAGGCCGAGTTGGCCTTCCTTTCTCCCCGGGCGCGGCGGGACATCGGACGGGACCGGGGGGGGCGCTGCCGCCGCCTGGCCCGAACGGCGACCCCGTTTTTTGACGGTTTCGCCCGGTTGTGCGCGGGGCGGGTTCCCCCCCAAGTGAAAAAAGGATAA
- a CDS encoding prepilin-type N-terminal cleavage/methylation domain-containing protein, with product MRKPRRWSGFTLIELMLVVAIISLLAAIAIPKFSNLIIKAKEASVKAKLGALRSGLSIYYADTEGIIPGGWENPLASSLVPKYMEKIPYAQIPQTNDPPTRAEWVSDSANHSVLHNGVGEFGEPAVWWYVTHPTSFRPLGLIHVNCTHTDITGRTWSTW from the coding sequence ATGCGCAAACCGCGTCGATGGAGCGGCTTCACCCTCATCGAGTTGATGCTCGTGGTGGCGATCATCAGCTTGCTGGCCGCCATCGCCATCCCCAAATTCTCCAACCTCATCATCAAAGCCAAGGAAGCCTCGGTGAAAGCGAAATTGGGGGCCCTGCGGAGTGGATTGTCGATCTACTACGCCGACACCGAAGGAATCATTCCTGGCGGTTGGGAAAACCCCCTGGCCTCCAGCCTGGTTCCGAAATACATGGAGAAAATTCCTTACGCCCAAATACCCCAGACCAACGACCCCCCCACGCGCGCGGAGTGGGTGAGTGATAGCGCGAACCATTCCGTGCTTCATAACGGTGTTGGTGAGTTCGGCGAACCGGCGGTCTGGTGGTACGTCACCCACCCAACGTCGTTCCGTCCTTTGGGGTTAATCCATGTCAATTGCACCCACACCGACATCACCGGCCGCACCTGGAGCACGTGGTGA
- a CDS encoding phosphoenolpyruvate carboxykinase (GTP): protein MSTDVMVNQATKNQAVLKWVDDCARLLRPDRIQWCDGSEAERDRLIKDCLVDGELIALNPEVHPGCYLHRSATNDVARTEQLTFICSPTPAEAGPTNNWMDPADAYRQLGAIYDGAMKGRTLYVVPFIMGPAGSPFSKIGVEITDSRYVVLNMRIMTRMGTIAWKALGESANFTRCLHSKADVNEQRRFICHFPQDNTIWSVGSGYGGNALLGKKCLALRIASALGQKEGWLAEHMLILGVQNPQGEIRYVTAAFPSACGKTNLAMLVPPDFLEDQGYKVWTLGDDIAWLRVGPDGRLWASNPEAGFFGVVPGTNSRSNPNAVDTILTNTIYTNVALRSDGTPWWEGHDEPAPEAALDWKGRPWTPDSTEKAAHPNSRFTAPAAQCPSIAPNWESPQGVPIDAVIFGGRRAHLAPLVTQSLSWQHGVFMGATIASETTAAQQGGAVGVVRRDPMAMLPFCGYNMADYFAHWLSMGQRIPKPPPIFITNWFRQGHEGKFLWPGYGENLRVLLWILDRTQGRGAAVESPIGYLPAKDGLNLQGLHHLAPGALDALLSIDRAEWEKELGDIDKFFAPFGDRLPAALRAERDALAERLKRM, encoded by the coding sequence ATGAGCACGGACGTCATGGTAAACCAAGCCACAAAGAATCAAGCCGTTTTGAAGTGGGTGGACGACTGCGCCCGTCTGCTGCGGCCGGACCGGATCCAATGGTGCGACGGTTCGGAGGCGGAGCGGGACCGGTTGATCAAGGACTGTTTGGTCGACGGAGAGCTGATCGCCCTGAACCCCGAGGTGCATCCCGGTTGTTACCTCCACCGGTCGGCGACCAACGACGTCGCCCGGACCGAACAGTTGACGTTCATCTGCTCGCCGACCCCGGCCGAAGCGGGCCCCACCAACAACTGGATGGACCCCGCGGACGCCTACCGCCAGCTCGGCGCGATCTACGACGGCGCCATGAAAGGCCGCACGCTCTACGTCGTCCCGTTTATCATGGGCCCGGCCGGGTCGCCCTTTTCCAAAATTGGGGTGGAAATCACCGACAGCCGCTACGTCGTCCTCAACATGCGGATCATGACCCGCATGGGGACCATCGCCTGGAAGGCCCTGGGCGAATCGGCGAACTTCACCCGTTGTCTGCATTCGAAGGCGGACGTCAACGAGCAGCGTCGGTTCATCTGTCACTTCCCCCAGGACAACACCATCTGGTCCGTCGGGTCGGGCTACGGCGGGAACGCTTTGCTGGGGAAGAAATGCCTGGCGTTGCGCATCGCCAGCGCCCTCGGACAAAAAGAGGGGTGGCTCGCGGAACACATGCTGATCCTCGGGGTTCAAAACCCCCAGGGGGAAATCCGTTACGTCACGGCCGCGTTCCCCTCCGCCTGCGGGAAAACGAACCTCGCCATGTTGGTGCCCCCCGACTTCCTCGAAGACCAGGGGTACAAGGTGTGGACCCTGGGCGACGACATCGCCTGGTTGCGGGTCGGGCCGGACGGCCGACTGTGGGCTTCCAACCCCGAAGCCGGTTTTTTCGGGGTCGTGCCGGGCACCAATTCCCGGTCCAATCCCAACGCCGTCGACACCATTCTCACCAACACGATCTACACCAACGTGGCGCTGCGGTCCGACGGCACGCCCTGGTGGGAAGGCCACGACGAGCCGGCACCGGAGGCGGCCCTGGATTGGAAGGGCCGGCCCTGGACGCCCGATTCCACGGAAAAGGCCGCCCACCCCAACAGCCGTTTCACGGCGCCCGCGGCCCAATGCCCGTCCATCGCGCCCAATTGGGAGTCGCCCCAGGGGGTGCCCATCGATGCCGTCATCTTCGGCGGCCGACGGGCCCATTTGGCCCCCCTCGTCACCCAAAGCCTCAGCTGGCAGCACGGGGTTTTCATGGGGGCGACCATCGCCTCCGAGACCACGGCGGCCCAACAGGGCGGCGCCGTCGGCGTGGTGCGGCGGGACCCCATGGCCATGCTGCCCTTCTGCGGTTACAACATGGCCGACTATTTCGCCCATTGGTTGTCGATGGGCCAACGGATCCCCAAGCCGCCCCCCATCTTCATCACCAACTGGTTTCGCCAGGGCCACGAGGGAAAATTCCTCTGGCCGGGCTACGGGGAAAACTTGCGCGTCTTGTTGTGGATTTTGGACCGCACCCAGGGGCGCGGCGCGGCCGTGGAAAGCCCCATCGGTTATTTGCCGGCCAAGGACGGTCTCAATCTGCAGGGCCTGCACCACCTGGCGCCGGGCGCGCTGGACGCCCTTTTGTCCATCGACCGCGCGGAGTGGGAAAAAGAGTTGGGGGACATCGACAAGTTCTTCGCTCCCTTCGGCGACCGGCTGCCCGCGGCGCTCCGCGCCGAGCGGGACGCCCTGGCCGAACGCCTGAAGAGGATGTGA
- a CDS encoding hemerythrin domain-containing protein, translating to MATATGELLKDHKMIRKLLGDLRVDNPRVAEIAATLQRVTLAHAWFEDEFLMPLLKGSPLIPELFWQEITQEHNDIARLLELLRGTPPDPREEWEVRVLSLRTILETHFTKEEAALFPLAEKVIGVQGLTDLAAGMERRKSEVRPS from the coding sequence GTGGCCACGGCCACCGGGGAGTTGCTGAAAGATCACAAAATGATCCGCAAATTGTTGGGCGATTTGCGGGTCGATAACCCCCGCGTCGCGGAGATCGCGGCCACCCTCCAGCGCGTCACCCTGGCGCACGCTTGGTTCGAGGACGAATTCTTGATGCCGTTGTTGAAGGGGTCGCCGCTCATTCCCGAACTTTTCTGGCAAGAAATCACCCAGGAACACAACGACATCGCCCGCCTCCTCGAGCTCCTGCGGGGCACTCCCCCCGATCCCCGGGAAGAGTGGGAGGTCCGCGTCCTTTCCCTGCGCACCATTCTGGAGACCCATTTCACCAAGGAAGAGGCGGCCTTGTTTCCCCTGGCCGAAAAGGTCATTGGCGTCCAGGGGTTGACCGATTTGGCCGCCGGCATGGAGAGGCGCAAATCCGAAGTTCGACCGAGCTGA
- a CDS encoding GGDEF domain-containing protein, with amino-acid sequence MVTTPPIETIPLPPAPGARWKTFSRRHAYLGALLGLGSPLGLLLVRYYVEHRASVNHWLAGELRGSGEYYIYAGVGTVLAMALWGLWSGRGADAQRTRAAALERAALRLRDMANTDGLTGVYVRRHLLEKLDEELRVADARGESVASLFIDVDNFKIFNESQGHVIGDEVLRRVAQAIRAGVRERDVVGRYGGDEFLVLLPRAGAHEALRTAERVRQSVEKLEVTDHAGTRVPMTVSVGVVASVPSHGDVLRYLDLADQALRRSKGLGKNCILLCDTPPVEGKIKETAS; translated from the coding sequence ATGGTCACGACGCCCCCCATCGAGACGATCCCTCTCCCCCCCGCGCCCGGGGCCCGGTGGAAAACATTTTCCCGACGACACGCTTACCTGGGGGCCCTCCTGGGCCTGGGTTCCCCCCTTGGGCTTTTGTTGGTCCGGTATTACGTTGAACACCGCGCCTCGGTGAACCATTGGCTGGCCGGCGAATTGCGGGGGTCCGGGGAGTACTACATTTACGCCGGCGTCGGGACTGTCCTGGCCATGGCGTTGTGGGGGTTGTGGAGCGGCCGGGGGGCGGACGCCCAGCGGACCCGGGCGGCGGCGCTCGAACGGGCGGCCCTCCGCCTGCGCGACATGGCCAACACCGACGGCCTGACGGGGGTGTACGTCCGCCGCCACCTCCTGGAAAAGTTGGATGAAGAGTTGCGCGTGGCGGACGCGCGGGGCGAGTCCGTCGCCAGCCTGTTCATTGATGTGGACAACTTTAAAATTTTCAACGAATCCCAAGGGCACGTCATCGGCGATGAAGTGCTCCGCCGCGTCGCCCAGGCCATCCGCGCCGGGGTGCGGGAGCGCGATGTCGTGGGACGCTACGGGGGGGACGAATTCCTGGTCCTGTTGCCGCGCGCCGGGGCCCACGAAGCCCTCCGCACGGCCGAGCGCGTCCGGCAGTCCGTGGAAAAGCTGGAAGTGACCGACCACGCCGGGACCCGCGTGCCCATGACCGTGAGCGTGGGGGTGGTGGCCTCCGTGCCATCACACGGGGACGTGCTTCGGTACCTGGATTTGGCCGATCAAGCCCTGCGGCGGTCGAAGGGCCTCGGCAAAAACTGTATTTTGTTGTGCGACACACCGCCGGTCGAGGGGAAAATCAAGGAGACGGCTTCATGA
- a CDS encoding SDR family oxidoreductase, translated as MTRGAYLVTGGAGFLGSHLCDALLARGHRVICVDNFLTGSPDNIAHLAGHDRFKFIKHDVTQDLYLPGRIDGVLHFASPASPRDYLEFPIQTLKVGSLGTHKALGLAKAKGARFLLASTSEVYGDPQVHPQREDYWGHVNPVGPRGVYDEAKRFAEAMAMAYHRTHGVKVRIARIFNTYGPRMRKNDGRAVPEFIDAALRRKPLPVFGTGRQTRSLCYVDDEVRGLLALLFSNHTGPMNIGNPAEVTVLDIARIIKKLTHSPSRVVHKPLPVDDPKVRQPDIAFARRALKWRPSVPLEDGLRRTIDWFRNR; from the coding sequence ATGACCCGGGGGGCCTACCTGGTCACGGGGGGCGCCGGGTTTCTGGGGTCCCACCTTTGCGACGCGCTCTTGGCGCGCGGCCACCGGGTGATCTGCGTCGATAATTTCCTGACCGGGTCCCCCGACAACATCGCCCACCTCGCCGGCCACGACCGGTTCAAGTTCATCAAACACGACGTCACCCAGGACCTCTACCTTCCGGGCCGGATCGACGGCGTCCTCCATTTCGCGAGCCCGGCTTCGCCCCGGGATTACCTGGAGTTCCCCATTCAAACCCTCAAAGTCGGGTCCCTGGGGACCCACAAGGCCCTGGGTCTGGCCAAGGCCAAGGGCGCGCGGTTCCTTTTGGCGTCCACTTCGGAAGTCTACGGCGATCCCCAGGTGCATCCGCAACGGGAGGACTACTGGGGCCACGTCAACCCGGTGGGGCCCCGGGGCGTTTACGACGAGGCCAAACGCTTCGCCGAGGCCATGGCCATGGCCTACCACCGCACCCACGGGGTCAAGGTCCGCATCGCCCGCATTTTCAACACCTACGGACCCCGCATGCGAAAAAACGACGGCCGTGCCGTGCCGGAGTTCATCGACGCGGCCCTGCGGCGCAAGCCCCTGCCCGTCTTCGGAACGGGGCGCCAAACCCGGAGCCTTTGCTACGTCGACGACGAAGTCCGGGGTTTGCTGGCGCTGCTTTTTTCCAACCACACGGGGCCCATGAACATCGGCAACCCCGCCGAAGTGACCGTTCTCGACATCGCCCGGATCATCAAAAAGCTCACCCACAGCCCCAGTCGCGTCGTCCACAAACCGCTCCCGGTGGACGACCCCAAAGTGCGCCAACCCGACATCGCTTTCGCGCGGCGCGCCTTGAAATGGCGGCCCTCGGTTCCTCTCGAGGATGGGTTGCGGCGGACCATCGACTGGTTCCGAAACCGATAG